A portion of the Thiohalorhabdus denitrificans genome contains these proteins:
- a CDS encoding rhodanese-like domain-containing protein — translation MTEKGSRIPDEDPQAILDRARQRAREKGKDFTGEMTPEEAYAVLEKLPNAQLVDVRTQAERDFVGYPALGTHVEWETYPGMEYNPDFPAQLQSEVGTDTSQVLVFMCRSGGRSGKAAEAMARQGYAETYNLLQGFEGDKDEQGHRGKQGGWKAAGLPWEQK, via the coding sequence ATGACCGAAAAAGGTTCCCGAATCCCCGACGAGGACCCCCAGGCCATCCTCGACCGCGCCCGGCAGCGCGCCCGGGAAAAGGGCAAGGACTTCACGGGCGAGATGACCCCCGAGGAGGCCTACGCGGTGCTGGAGAAGCTCCCCAACGCCCAGCTGGTGGACGTGCGAACCCAGGCGGAGCGGGACTTCGTGGGGTACCCCGCTCTGGGCACGCACGTGGAGTGGGAGACCTACCCGGGCATGGAGTACAACCCGGACTTCCCCGCCCAGCTGCAGTCCGAGGTGGGTACCGACACCTCCCAGGTGCTGGTGTTCATGTGCCGCAGCGGCGGGCGCTCCGGCAAGGCCGCGGAGGCCATGGCCCGGCAGGGGTACGCCGAGACCTACAACCTGCTCCAGGGCTTCGAGGGCGACAAGGACGAGCAGGGCCACCGGGGCAAACAGGGCGGCTGGAAGGCCGCCGGGCTGCCGTGGGAGCAGAAGTAG